TCTAGAGAGCATTCTCATACTAACATGAATGAAATCAATTGTCAAGACCTGTGCATTTCCTGCTGCTATTACCTTGTGGCAACGCTGCCTTTTGATTCACCTTATTCCTTTTTTTGGTTTTTAATTCCTTCTGTTATCCGGCATCTCATCTAAAAGCCTATTTTTAACAGCAGGAAAAGCACACGCCCGCTAAAACCTATTCCGCCTGCAGAGCAGCCATTGTAAAGTAATTATAAGGCTGGTTAAAATGAGGCAGGAAGAAAATGTCCGTCAGCTTTAACCGGTCAATGGTTACCTGCTCCTGAATGGCAAGGGAGAACATGTGTATTGCCATGGAGATATCATATTCTGAGCATAATTGTGCTCCTAAAATGATGCGGGTCTTCTTATCGTATACAATCCTGATTTTCACCTTGTAATTGTCATGCTCAATAAAGGCCGGTTTTTGGGTATCCTCATAATCTGCCACTGCCGCATCATACCCCAGCTTTTGGGCTTTCGCATAGCTGATTCCTGTAGAAACCATCTTAAGATTCCAGATGCAGATTCCGTTGGATCCCTGAACGCCAACAGATTCAAGGGGTGTGCCGCAGACGTTATGTGCAGCCACGATACCGGAACGCACGGCATTGGTAGCCAGAGCAATGTAGTTTGTCTTTTGGATGGAATTATCAAAAACAGTGGCACAGTCACCGATCGCATATACATCCGGGCGGCTGGTCTGCTGCCGTTTGTCAACCAAAAATGCCCCATTGCGGAACAACTCAAGATCCTCTTTACCTAACTGGTTGTTAGGCTTAAAGCCGATTCCCAGTATTACCATATCGGCATGGTATTCCTTTTTGTCGGTGACTACCTTTTCTACCTTGCCGTTTCCTTCAAGCCTTGTCACCATTTCATCATAAACCAGCTGAATTCCATGGCTTGACAGGTTCTCAGACATGATATCTGAAAACTCCTGATCATAATAGCTGGACAGACAGGTGTGCATATTGTCGATCAGGGTGACATTCTTTCCCACACGGCGGAATGCTTCCGCCAGTTCAACGCCGATATACCCTGCCCCTACTACCACAATATCTTTTAAGGCGTTGTTATGTAGCTTGTCAATGACATCTTTCGCATTCTGAAATAATTTTACAAATTGAACGTTGTCCAGCTCTTTCCCTTCAATATCAGGAGAAATGGGAAGAGAACCTGTCGCAAGAATCAGTTTATCATATTCCTGCTGGTATCTCTGTCCATACTTTCCTACAGCAAAGACAGTCTTTTTATCATAATCAATGCGCTCAACTTTCGTTTCCATGTAGACCTTTGCGCCCTTTTTCTCAAAAATATCTTTGCTGCAATAAAACAGGCCTTCGGAGGAGTGAATCTGGTCCCCAATCCAAAGAGCCATACCACAGCCCAGAAAACTGATGTTGTCATTGGAATCAAATATAATAACTTTCTTGTCCTTATAATTATCTAAAATTGTGTTTATTGCTGCCGTTCCGGCATGGTTTGCGCCGATTACCACAATGCGTTCCATAAATTGCCTCCTTAATAATTGTTTTTCTTAATTATAACACGTTGTTAAAATAAAAACAATTATTATTATCGAAATCTATCTATTTTTTTCAACACATTTCACCTGCTACAGGTCATCCACCAGAGCGCTGCTTTTTGCATAGGCCGTGCTTTTTGCTTCAAAAAAATCAGTTTT
The nucleotide sequence above comes from Lacrimispora sp. BS-2. Encoded proteins:
- a CDS encoding FAD-dependent oxidoreductase gives rise to the protein MERIVVIGANHAGTAAINTILDNYKDKKVIIFDSNDNISFLGCGMALWIGDQIHSSEGLFYCSKDIFEKKGAKVYMETKVERIDYDKKTVFAVGKYGQRYQQEYDKLILATGSLPISPDIEGKELDNVQFVKLFQNAKDVIDKLHNNALKDIVVVGAGYIGVELAEAFRRVGKNVTLIDNMHTCLSSYYDQEFSDIMSENLSSHGIQLVYDEMVTRLEGNGKVEKVVTDKKEYHADMVILGIGFKPNNQLGKEDLELFRNGAFLVDKRQQTSRPDVYAIGDCATVFDNSIQKTNYIALATNAVRSGIVAAHNVCGTPLESVGVQGSNGICIWNLKMVSTGISYAKAQKLGYDAAVADYEDTQKPAFIEHDNYKVKIRIVYDKKTRIILGAQLCSEYDISMAIHMFSLAIQEQVTIDRLKLTDIFFLPHFNQPYNYFTMAALQAE